One window of the Archangium primigenium genome contains the following:
- the cglC gene encoding adventurous gliding motility lipoprotein CglC — MSMFARLALLMGAALLCGGCEVPSEVGKPCLLVKKSSSPDRKFDPVVPADVQLDQDFVSFGSQDCEDLICVRSAGPTLETTPEGDIVRVLGYCSKACAGEGAASTCAVNHPDAKPEVKANMACQSLLLDQQALNDFRTSDPVGYRATFGENVSPYFCAASTNG, encoded by the coding sequence ATGTCGATGTTTGCGCGTCTGGCTCTTCTGATGGGTGCCGCCCTGCTGTGCGGCGGGTGCGAGGTGCCTTCCGAGGTGGGCAAGCCCTGCCTGCTGGTCAAGAAGTCCTCCTCGCCCGACCGGAAGTTCGACCCCGTGGTCCCGGCCGACGTGCAGCTCGACCAGGACTTCGTCTCCTTTGGATCCCAGGACTGCGAGGACCTCATCTGCGTGCGCAGCGCCGGCCCCACCCTGGAGACGACCCCCGAGGGCGACATCGTCCGCGTGCTGGGCTACTGCAGCAAGGCGTGTGCCGGTGAGGGCGCCGCGAGCACCTGCGCCGTCAACCACCCGGACGCCAAGCCCGAGGTGAAGGCGAACATGGCCTGCCAGTCCCTGCTGCTCGACCAGCAGGCGCTCAACGACTTCCGCACGAGCGACCCGGTCGGCTACCGCGCCACCTTCGGGGAGAACGTCTCGCCGTACTTCTGCGCCGCCTCGACCAACGGCTAG
- the plsX gene encoding phosphate acyltransferase PlsX → MAHKPVTIAFDVMGSDHGPAEIVRGAAQLSLESPHIHALLVGDRAVIDDALAQARHSGERISVQHASTFIAMDEKPGEALAKKPDASVSVAARLVAEGEADALVSAGHTGACVLACARHFQLLPGVRRAALAAVYPTRIRRGEKEDPFSLILDVGATVEATADDLVTFAVMGAAYARIISRNEQPKVALLSNGTEPTKGPRHVVEAHARLGGLPGMRFIGNVEGVDIPKGTADVVVTDGYVGNVCLKMLEGVHETVVELAQYAHKESLRWRAGLAMLSGGIQRIKDITDWEQYGGAPVLGFDRIFIKAHGRSQARAIANAGKVAAKAAANELGKTIQQGLAR, encoded by the coding sequence ATGGCCCACAAACCCGTCACCATCGCCTTCGACGTGATGGGGAGCGATCACGGCCCCGCGGAAATCGTCCGGGGCGCCGCGCAGCTCTCGCTGGAGTCCCCCCACATCCACGCGCTCCTGGTGGGCGACCGGGCCGTCATCGACGACGCGCTCGCGCAGGCGCGCCACAGTGGCGAGCGCATCTCCGTGCAGCACGCCTCCACGTTCATCGCCATGGACGAGAAGCCCGGCGAGGCGCTGGCCAAGAAGCCCGATGCCTCGGTGTCCGTGGCGGCGCGGCTCGTGGCCGAGGGCGAGGCGGACGCGCTCGTGTCCGCGGGCCACACCGGCGCGTGCGTGCTCGCGTGTGCCCGGCACTTCCAGCTCTTGCCCGGCGTGCGGCGCGCGGCGCTCGCGGCCGTGTACCCCACGCGCATCCGCCGCGGCGAGAAGGAGGATCCGTTCTCGCTCATCCTCGACGTGGGGGCCACGGTGGAGGCCACCGCGGACGACCTGGTGACGTTCGCGGTGATGGGGGCGGCCTACGCGCGCATCATCTCGCGCAACGAGCAGCCCAAGGTGGCGCTCCTGTCCAACGGCACCGAGCCCACCAAGGGGCCGCGCCACGTGGTGGAGGCCCATGCGCGGCTCGGGGGCCTGCCCGGCATGCGCTTCATCGGCAACGTGGAGGGCGTGGACATCCCCAAGGGCACCGCCGACGTGGTGGTGACGGACGGCTACGTGGGCAACGTGTGCCTCAAGATGCTCGAGGGCGTGCACGAGACCGTGGTGGAGCTCGCCCAGTACGCCCACAAGGAGAGCCTGCGCTGGCGCGCGGGGCTCGCCATGCTCTCCGGCGGCATCCAGCGCATCAAGGACATCACCGACTGGGAGCAGTACGGCGGGGCGCCGGTGCTGGGCTTCGATCGCATCTTCATCAAGGCGCATGGCCGCTCGCAGGCGCGCGCCATCGCCAACGCGGGCAAGGTGGCGGCCAAGGCGGCGGCCAACGAGCTCGGCAAGACCATCCAGCAGGGTCTCGCCCGGTGA
- the purK gene encoding 5-(carboxyamino)imidazole ribonucleotide synthase, with product MNTRTVLPGGTIGILGGGQLGRMMALSARTLGYQVQALDPDPACSSRFVVDQCYTADFTQVDEARRLARASDVVTLEIEKIPLTTLRAVAEHAPLRPGASVLEVVQHRGRQRAWLARHAFPQGPWRQVDTEAELAGAIDALGGRCFVKACEGGYDGRGQFPVKSSAEAAEAWRELGQRPVVVEAALDLQAELSVLVARSPRGEVAVYPPAYNHHEERILDWSLLPGQVPPAVSAQAMELARAMATALEVEGLLVVELFLLGDGRVLVNELAPRPHNSFHATEVACLTSQFEQAVRAVCNLPLGSVEVVRPAAIVNLLGDLWLREGGPRFEAVLAMPGVRLHLYGKREARKGRKMGHLSAVGTTPEEALARIKAAREAMGA from the coding sequence ATGAACACGCGCACGGTGCTGCCCGGCGGCACGATTGGCATCCTCGGGGGCGGCCAGCTCGGGCGGATGATGGCCCTGTCCGCGCGCACGCTCGGCTATCAGGTCCAGGCGTTGGATCCGGATCCCGCCTGCTCGTCCCGCTTCGTGGTGGACCAGTGCTACACGGCCGACTTCACACAGGTGGACGAGGCCCGGCGGCTCGCGCGCGCCAGCGACGTGGTGACGCTGGAGATCGAGAAGATTCCCCTGACCACGCTCCGGGCCGTGGCCGAGCACGCCCCGCTGCGGCCGGGCGCGTCCGTGCTCGAGGTGGTGCAGCACCGCGGGCGTCAGCGCGCCTGGCTCGCCCGGCACGCCTTTCCCCAGGGCCCCTGGCGCCAGGTGGACACCGAGGCGGAGCTGGCCGGCGCGATCGACGCCCTGGGGGGCCGCTGCTTCGTGAAGGCGTGCGAGGGCGGCTATGACGGCCGCGGCCAGTTCCCGGTGAAGTCCAGCGCCGAGGCCGCCGAGGCCTGGCGCGAGTTGGGCCAGCGCCCCGTGGTGGTGGAGGCCGCCCTGGACCTGCAGGCCGAGCTGTCCGTGCTGGTGGCGCGCTCGCCCCGGGGCGAGGTGGCCGTCTACCCGCCCGCCTACAACCACCACGAGGAGCGCATCCTCGACTGGTCCCTCTTGCCCGGGCAGGTGCCGCCCGCGGTGAGCGCCCAGGCGATGGAGCTCGCGCGCGCCATGGCCACCGCGCTCGAGGTGGAGGGCCTGCTGGTGGTGGAGCTGTTCCTGCTCGGAGACGGGCGCGTGCTCGTCAACGAACTCGCTCCCCGCCCCCACAACAGCTTCCACGCCACCGAGGTCGCCTGCCTCACCAGCCAGTTCGAGCAGGCGGTGCGCGCGGTGTGCAACCTGCCCCTGGGCTCGGTGGAGGTGGTGCGGCCCGCGGCGATCGTCAACCTGCTCGGAGACCTGTGGCTGCGCGAGGGCGGGCCCCGGTTCGAGGCCGTGCTCGCCATGCCCGGCGTGCGGCTGCACCTGTACGGCAAGCGCGAGGCGCGCAAGGGCCGCAAGATGGGGCACCTGTCCGCCGTGGGCACCACCCCCGAGGAGGCCCTCGCCCGCATCAAGGCCGCCCGCGAGGCCATGGGAGCCTGA
- the purE gene encoding 5-(carboxyamino)imidazole ribonucleotide mutase — protein MGGKSDLEHLRPGIDVLKDLGIPHEVRVVSAHRTPDWMIEYAQTAESRGLSVIIAAAGGAAHLPGMVASKTLLPVLGVPIPATVLNGFDALLSIVQMPKGVPVGTMAIGKPGAINAALYAAAILSLKHPELRARLGAWRQARTNEVLADRELS, from the coding sequence ATGGGCGGCAAGAGCGACTTGGAGCACCTGCGCCCCGGCATCGACGTGCTCAAGGACCTGGGCATCCCGCATGAGGTGCGGGTGGTGTCCGCCCACCGCACCCCGGACTGGATGATCGAGTACGCCCAGACGGCCGAGTCCCGGGGCCTGTCCGTCATCATCGCGGCGGCGGGCGGCGCGGCCCACCTGCCCGGCATGGTGGCCAGCAAGACGCTGCTGCCCGTGCTGGGCGTGCCCATTCCGGCCACGGTGCTCAACGGCTTCGATGCCCTGCTGTCCATCGTGCAGATGCCCAAGGGCGTGCCCGTGGGCACCATGGCCATCGGCAAGCCCGGCGCCATCAACGCCGCCCTGTACGCGGCCGCCATCCTGTCGCTCAAGCACCCGGAACTGCGCGCCCGGCTCGGGGCCTGGCGTCAGGCCCGGACGAACGAGGTCCTCGCGGACCGGGAACTCTCATGA
- the gltC gene encoding adventurous gliding motility protein GltC, with the protein MKRLLKPLCLASLGLTLTWAAPSLAQSFEGLDLSQPKKKPAKKPSRGKKATDTEENTQDAAPQAPASNAPSGGMGLDLTSDAPAPTQAAPTMSFDAVDVSGKSGDRQRLEVAISLFKNEEYDRAAMSAYEMIEDTKLVGLHMEARYVLAKALYRMGLYHSSLSQFSKILAVGPDTKFFRTSLEWLFFISRKTKNETVILDELARYANVEFPERFRSEFHYLLARYHFVRGKALDDVERHQDADKSFNEVKRLVLLIPKTDVFYPRAKFLEGLAFFRFGNRAGSAAARRTDLNTLGAIDSMKEVIRVTRSTTGLDAEQIAVNQKLRELAFMQLGRTHYGMQQNRYALFYFNKVERGTSQWLEAMFESSWANYRVGQYEQALGNLITLSSPFFREEYFPEAMILKAVIYYENCRYRESSVILQDFERTYLPVHDQLELITKKQMDSGEYYGVLADVQKKNKEGGNKSDTDIILERILRLALTDQDLKKTNESILELEGEMDAFREKGDTFAYSELSKQLLEELKVQRSSLIEKAGIMAKGKLETELGALKQLLANGLRIKFETVTKEKEFLEEQLKAGGQVSIVKKYRYSVAVADDQLYWPYEGEYWRDELGTYQYTLTKGCIQRDTANRTLQTSEAN; encoded by the coding sequence ATGAAACGCCTGCTCAAGCCCCTCTGCCTCGCGTCCCTCGGGCTCACGCTGACGTGGGCCGCTCCCTCCCTGGCCCAGAGCTTCGAGGGCCTGGACCTGTCCCAACCCAAGAAGAAGCCCGCGAAGAAGCCCTCGCGGGGCAAGAAGGCCACGGACACCGAGGAGAACACCCAGGACGCCGCTCCTCAGGCGCCCGCCTCCAACGCGCCCTCCGGCGGCATGGGCCTGGACCTCACCTCGGACGCGCCCGCGCCCACCCAGGCCGCGCCCACCATGTCCTTCGACGCGGTGGACGTGTCCGGCAAGAGCGGAGACCGCCAGCGGCTGGAGGTGGCCATCTCGCTCTTCAAGAACGAGGAGTACGACCGGGCGGCCATGAGCGCCTACGAGATGATCGAGGACACGAAGCTCGTCGGTCTGCACATGGAGGCGCGCTACGTGCTCGCCAAGGCCCTCTACCGCATGGGCCTGTACCACTCGTCGCTCAGCCAGTTCTCGAAGATCCTCGCGGTGGGACCGGACACCAAGTTCTTCCGCACGAGCCTGGAGTGGCTCTTCTTCATCAGCCGCAAGACGAAGAACGAGACGGTCATCCTGGACGAGCTGGCGCGCTACGCGAACGTGGAGTTCCCCGAGCGCTTCCGCAGCGAGTTCCACTACCTGCTGGCGCGCTACCACTTCGTGCGCGGCAAGGCGCTGGATGACGTGGAGCGCCACCAGGACGCGGACAAGAGCTTCAACGAGGTCAAGCGCCTCGTGCTGCTCATCCCCAAGACGGACGTCTTCTACCCGCGCGCCAAGTTCCTCGAGGGCCTGGCCTTCTTCCGCTTCGGCAACCGCGCGGGCAGCGCCGCCGCGCGCCGCACGGACCTCAACACCCTGGGCGCCATCGACTCCATGAAGGAGGTCATCCGCGTCACCCGCTCGACGACCGGCCTGGACGCCGAGCAGATCGCGGTGAACCAGAAGCTGCGCGAGCTGGCGTTCATGCAGCTGGGCCGCACGCACTACGGCATGCAGCAGAACCGCTACGCGCTCTTCTACTTCAACAAGGTGGAGCGCGGCACGTCGCAGTGGCTGGAGGCGATGTTCGAGTCCAGCTGGGCCAACTACCGCGTGGGCCAGTACGAGCAGGCGCTCGGCAACCTCATCACGCTCTCCTCGCCCTTCTTCCGCGAGGAGTACTTCCCGGAGGCGATGATCCTCAAGGCGGTCATCTACTACGAGAACTGCCGCTACCGCGAGTCGAGCGTCATCCTCCAGGACTTCGAGCGCACCTACCTGCCCGTGCACGATCAGCTCGAGCTCATCACCAAGAAGCAGATGGACTCGGGCGAGTACTACGGCGTGCTCGCCGACGTGCAGAAGAAGAACAAGGAGGGCGGCAACAAGAGCGACACGGACATCATCCTCGAGCGGATTCTCCGCCTGGCCCTCACGGATCAGGACCTCAAGAAGACCAACGAGTCCATCCTCGAGCTGGAAGGGGAGATGGACGCGTTTCGCGAGAAGGGCGACACGTTCGCCTACTCCGAGCTGTCCAAGCAGCTGCTCGAGGAGCTCAAGGTGCAGCGCTCCTCGCTCATCGAGAAGGCCGGCATCATGGCCAAGGGCAAGCTGGAGACGGAGCTCGGCGCGCTCAAGCAGCTGCTCGCCAACGGCCTGCGCATCAAGTTCGAGACGGTGACCAAGGAGAAGGAGTTCCTGGAGGAGCAGCTCAAGGCGGGCGGCCAGGTCTCCATCGTCAAGAAGTACCGGTACTCGGTGGCCGTGGCGGACGATCAGCTCTACTGGCCCTACGAGGGCGAGTACTGGCGTGACGAGCTGGGCACCTACCAGTACACGCTGACCAAGGGCTGCATCCAGCGCGATACGGCCAACCGCACCCTGCAGACGAGCGAGGCGAACTGA
- a CDS encoding NAD-dependent epimerase/dehydratase family protein, whose product MKALVTGAHGTIGARLCEDLTRQGVEVVRWPRERVPVDDYWAMERFVREVAPDVLFHLATASRPTGRPNESWLVNYEWTSELAWICRQVGVRFVFTSTTMVFTPRAGGPFTVDSVPDAAEGYGYEKRRAEERVFQQNPEARVARLGWQIDPRPEGNTMLASLEAQARERGFVEASTRWFPACAFLDDTVRALLALVWTEPGLYLLDANERWSFHDIVRALNDTRASPWRVEPSEHFVFDQRMVDDRVVLPSLRARLPTLP is encoded by the coding sequence ATGAAGGCCCTGGTCACGGGTGCCCATGGCACCATCGGCGCGCGGCTGTGCGAGGACCTGACGCGCCAGGGCGTGGAGGTGGTGCGCTGGCCCCGCGAGCGCGTGCCGGTGGACGACTACTGGGCCATGGAGCGCTTCGTGCGCGAGGTGGCGCCGGACGTGCTCTTCCACCTGGCCACGGCGTCGCGGCCCACGGGGCGCCCGAACGAGTCCTGGCTCGTCAACTACGAGTGGACGAGCGAGCTGGCGTGGATCTGCCGCCAGGTGGGCGTGCGCTTCGTGTTCACCAGCACGACCATGGTGTTCACCCCGCGCGCCGGAGGCCCCTTCACGGTGGACTCGGTGCCGGACGCCGCCGAGGGCTACGGCTACGAGAAGCGGCGGGCCGAGGAGCGGGTCTTCCAGCAGAACCCCGAGGCGCGCGTGGCGCGGCTGGGCTGGCAGATCGATCCCCGGCCCGAGGGCAACACCATGCTGGCCTCGCTGGAGGCGCAGGCGCGCGAGCGCGGCTTCGTGGAGGCGAGCACCCGGTGGTTTCCCGCCTGTGCCTTCCTGGACGACACGGTGCGCGCGCTGCTGGCGCTCGTGTGGACGGAGCCGGGGCTCTACCTGCTGGATGCCAACGAGCGCTGGAGCTTCCACGACATCGTCCGCGCGCTGAATGACACGCGGGCAAGCCCCTGGCGGGTGGAGCCCAGCGAACACTTCGTCTTCGACCAGCGCATGGTCGATGACCGGGTGGTCCTGCCCTCGCTGCGCGCGCGCCTGCCGACCCTCCCGTGA
- a CDS encoding outer membrane beta-barrel domain-containing protein yields the protein MTRLQAILLALCLAPAAPALAQNQNDTGLGLDLSGDKKPQEETTTAEPPAEETFEEPPPLPSSLTEAPPAETLTPAERDVTLDDRVKSVQRKVYLKKHRFELAPFITLSVNDPYYTKVGTAVRGAYYLADTLAIAARVSVMQVIPEDDVRIAKRAFQSRIFYSVPQWSAMGDAEWSPLYGKVAFLNSILHFDAYLLAGLGVVHTEVSSLEGRGPSPAADLGLGMRFVVRDFFAVNVALINTSYVDQPAGTTKGATQNLMTLNAGISIFFPLKSTGREAE from the coding sequence GTGACTCGCCTCCAGGCCATCCTGCTCGCGTTGTGCCTCGCGCCAGCAGCACCGGCACTTGCCCAGAACCAGAATGACACGGGGCTCGGACTCGATCTGAGCGGTGACAAGAAGCCCCAGGAAGAAACCACGACCGCGGAGCCGCCCGCGGAAGAGACGTTCGAGGAGCCGCCCCCGCTGCCCTCGTCCCTCACGGAGGCCCCACCCGCCGAGACGCTCACGCCCGCCGAGCGCGACGTGACGCTCGACGACCGCGTCAAGAGCGTGCAGCGCAAGGTGTACCTCAAGAAGCACCGCTTCGAGCTGGCGCCCTTCATCACCCTGTCGGTGAACGACCCGTACTACACCAAGGTCGGCACCGCGGTGCGAGGCGCCTACTACCTGGCGGACACGCTGGCCATCGCCGCCCGGGTGTCGGTCATGCAGGTGATTCCCGAGGACGACGTGCGCATCGCCAAGCGCGCCTTCCAGAGCCGCATCTTCTATTCGGTGCCCCAGTGGTCCGCCATGGGGGACGCCGAGTGGAGCCCGCTCTACGGCAAGGTGGCCTTCCTCAACTCCATCCTCCACTTCGACGCCTACCTGCTCGCGGGCCTGGGCGTGGTGCACACGGAAGTGTCCAGCCTGGAGGGCCGGGGCCCGAGCCCCGCGGCCGACCTGGGCCTGGGCATGCGCTTCGTCGTGCGCGACTTCTTCGCCGTCAACGTGGCCCTCATCAATACGTCCTACGTGGACCAGCCCGCGGGCACCACCAAGGGCGCCACCCAGAACCTCATGACGCTCAACGCCGGCATCTCCATCTTCTTCCCGCTCAAGTCGACCGGACGGGAGGCCGAATGA
- a CDS encoding phosphatase domain-containing protein, with amino-acid sequence MSLPDRIDPPPPRRIYRWDLDKTYLQTEFDSFRDLLRTAFQKAHEKQAVPGASALIRELASAGDSRLCIVSGSPRQLRSVLEEKLKLDGVVWDEFVLKDNVGNLMRGRFRALRGQVGYKLPAILESRALAPVEAEEVLFGDDAEADAFIYSLYADMIAGRVDERVLGQILEQAAVYPDEAQRVLTAWKKIPVSDPVRRIFIHLDRLTPPAHFADYGPRVVPIFNYFQAALVLLADGHLTAPQVIKIAVEMVQTAGHNIITLSNSFQDLLRRGLPLQQAAAALVQALEGPNALLQALRPMPDILSAFTKRLAALGTQPPPPTVRAVDYLGLLHHALPRTHKGRKVAPPT; translated from the coding sequence GTGAGCCTTCCGGATCGCATCGACCCACCACCCCCGCGGCGCATCTACCGCTGGGACCTGGACAAGACGTACCTGCAGACCGAGTTCGACTCGTTCCGCGACCTCTTGCGCACGGCCTTCCAGAAGGCCCACGAGAAGCAGGCGGTGCCGGGGGCCTCGGCGCTCATCCGCGAGCTGGCGAGCGCCGGTGACTCGCGCCTGTGCATCGTGTCCGGCAGCCCGCGGCAGTTGCGCTCGGTGCTGGAGGAGAAGCTCAAGCTGGACGGGGTGGTGTGGGACGAGTTCGTCCTCAAGGACAACGTGGGCAACCTCATGCGCGGCCGCTTCCGGGCGCTGCGCGGGCAGGTGGGCTACAAGCTGCCCGCCATCCTGGAGAGCCGCGCCCTGGCGCCCGTCGAGGCCGAGGAGGTGCTCTTCGGGGACGACGCCGAGGCGGATGCCTTCATCTACTCGCTCTACGCGGACATGATCGCCGGCCGCGTGGACGAGCGGGTGCTCGGGCAGATCCTCGAGCAGGCGGCGGTGTACCCGGACGAGGCCCAGCGGGTGCTCACCGCCTGGAAGAAGATCCCCGTGTCCGACCCCGTCCGGCGCATCTTCATCCACCTGGACCGGCTCACGCCCCCGGCGCACTTCGCCGACTACGGGCCGCGTGTGGTGCCCATCTTCAACTACTTCCAGGCCGCCCTGGTGCTCCTGGCGGATGGCCACCTGACGGCCCCCCAGGTCATCAAGATCGCCGTGGAGATGGTGCAGACGGCCGGCCACAACATCATCACCCTGTCCAACTCCTTCCAGGACCTGCTGCGCCGGGGGCTGCCCCTGCAACAGGCGGCGGCGGCGCTCGTGCAGGCGCTCGAGGGGCCCAACGCGCTGCTCCAGGCGCTGCGGCCCATGCCGGACATCCTCTCGGCCTTCACCAAGCGGCTCGCCGCGCTGGGCACCCAGCCCCCGCCGCCCACGGTGCGCGCGGTGGACTACCTGGGCCTGCTCCACCACGCGCTGCCCCGCACGCACAAGGGCCGCAAGGTCGCCCCGCCCACATGA
- a CDS encoding vWA domain-containing protein, translating to MNKTVALVSLAATLAVAAVLWGLPRGPEPLPLPPPPVSTGSGALTMTARLSHPAILPGQNEVFVTVDVTGVEVPGATRSPVNLALVIDRSSSMSGYKLQQARQAARHLVGQLGPDDRLALVHYGSDVQSLPSLATTPANRERMLQYIDGIWDDGGTNIGAGLQTGRARVAEARTPNSINRLILLSDGQPTEGIVETADLTRLVRDIRAEGITVSAIGVGTDFNEDLMQGFAEYGAGAYGFLEDAGQLASLFQRDLRQASTSVARDVRLSFTLPEAVRLEEVLGYRVQQEGRQVTVSLPDFSSGQTERVVARVTVSAGSEGALDVSGVALAYQDLRAGAPARHDTRLQAHVTSRPQEVTARQDKDATVYATRALSAQNLERAAEAMSAGRREEAKGYVMQNQALFRRAGSVASPAAVAADLAEQEEVLRDYEGADDAETVGAAVKRTKTKSLKGFGRLGSTY from the coding sequence ATGAACAAGACGGTCGCCCTCGTCTCGCTGGCCGCCACGCTCGCCGTGGCCGCCGTGCTCTGGGGTCTGCCCCGGGGCCCCGAGCCCCTCCCCCTCCCCCCGCCCCCGGTGAGCACCGGCTCGGGGGCCCTGACGATGACGGCGCGGCTGTCCCACCCCGCCATCCTCCCCGGCCAGAACGAGGTGTTCGTCACGGTGGACGTCACCGGCGTGGAGGTGCCCGGCGCCACGCGCTCCCCGGTCAACCTGGCGCTCGTCATCGACCGCTCGTCCTCCATGAGCGGCTACAAGCTGCAACAGGCCCGGCAGGCGGCGCGCCACCTCGTGGGACAGCTCGGTCCGGACGACCGGCTCGCCCTGGTGCACTACGGCTCGGACGTGCAGAGCCTGCCGAGCCTCGCGACCACGCCCGCCAACCGCGAGCGGATGCTCCAGTACATCGACGGCATCTGGGATGACGGGGGCACCAACATCGGCGCGGGCCTGCAGACGGGCCGCGCGCGCGTGGCCGAGGCCCGGACCCCGAACTCCATCAACCGCCTCATCCTCTTGAGCGACGGCCAGCCCACCGAGGGCATCGTCGAGACGGCGGACCTCACCCGGCTCGTGCGCGACATCCGCGCCGAGGGCATCACCGTGAGCGCCATCGGCGTGGGCACGGACTTCAACGAGGACCTGATGCAGGGCTTCGCCGAGTACGGGGCGGGCGCCTACGGCTTCCTGGAGGACGCGGGCCAGCTCGCCTCGCTCTTCCAGCGCGACCTGCGCCAGGCGAGCACCAGCGTGGCGCGCGACGTGCGCCTCTCCTTCACCCTGCCGGAGGCCGTGCGGCTCGAGGAGGTGCTCGGCTACCGCGTCCAGCAGGAGGGCCGCCAGGTGACGGTGTCGCTGCCGGACTTCTCCTCGGGCCAGACGGAGCGCGTGGTGGCGCGCGTCACCGTGTCGGCCGGGTCGGAGGGCGCCCTGGACGTGTCCGGCGTGGCGCTCGCGTACCAGGACCTGCGCGCGGGCGCGCCCGCGCGCCACGACACCCGGCTCCAGGCCCACGTCACGTCCCGGCCGCAGGAGGTGACGGCGCGCCAGGACAAGGACGCCACGGTGTACGCGACGCGCGCCCTGAGCGCCCAGAACCTCGAGCGGGCGGCGGAGGCCATGAGCGCGGGCCGCCGGGAGGAGGCCAAGGGCTACGTGATGCAGAACCAGGCGCTCTTCCGGCGGGCGGGCAGCGTGGCGAGCCCCGCGGCGGTGGCCGCGGACCTCGCCGAGCAGGAGGAGGTGCTGCGCGACTACGAGGGGGCCGACGACGCCGAGACGGTGGGCGCCGCCGTCAAGCGCACGAAGACCAAGAGCCTCAAGGGCTTCGGGCGCCTGGGCTCCACGTACTGA
- a CDS encoding outer membrane beta-barrel domain-containing protein: protein MRTALHLALALALGPVSALAQTPTPAPAAAPAPAATAPKPPATAAPRPATSAVTNAALGGSAEQEAGDVSEVDKDRMGPLRERVQPVSGHLFLKNGRLEISPSATFSIKDAFFTKYIFGAALTYHATETLGLSLRAGYALPTVAGAAQICTFSDEGGTTTRGCRRPTFDELNGQAPGQINLLGGVDVQWAPIYGKMSLLAEKFLHFDLYGIAGVSAVQYRAPAANTFTVGGNVGVGMRFFVNRWMTVRTEFRDLIYVEQAVNPTTTLRNQLLFELGMSFFFPNAPTQP from the coding sequence ATGAGGACCGCCCTGCATCTGGCGCTGGCACTCGCCCTGGGGCCCGTGTCCGCCCTGGCCCAGACCCCGACGCCCGCGCCCGCCGCGGCGCCCGCGCCCGCGGCCACCGCGCCCAAGCCTCCGGCCACGGCCGCGCCCCGGCCCGCCACCTCCGCGGTCACCAACGCCGCCCTGGGCGGCTCGGCCGAGCAGGAAGCCGGTGACGTGTCGGAAGTGGACAAGGACCGCATGGGCCCGCTGCGCGAGCGCGTGCAGCCCGTGTCCGGCCACCTGTTCCTCAAGAACGGCCGCCTGGAGATCAGCCCCTCGGCGACCTTCTCCATCAAGGACGCCTTCTTCACCAAGTACATCTTCGGCGCGGCCCTCACCTACCACGCCACGGAGACGCTGGGCCTGAGCCTGCGCGCGGGCTACGCGCTGCCCACGGTGGCGGGCGCCGCGCAGATCTGCACCTTCAGTGACGAGGGAGGCACCACCACCCGCGGCTGCCGTCGGCCCACCTTCGACGAACTCAACGGCCAGGCGCCCGGGCAGATCAACCTGCTGGGCGGCGTGGACGTGCAGTGGGCGCCCATCTACGGAAAGATGTCGCTGCTGGCCGAGAAGTTCCTGCACTTCGACCTGTACGGCATCGCCGGCGTGAGCGCGGTGCAGTACCGGGCCCCGGCCGCCAACACGTTCACCGTGGGTGGAAACGTGGGCGTCGGAATGCGCTTCTTCGTCAACCGTTGGATGACGGTGCGCACGGAGTTCCGCGACCTCATCTACGTGGAGCAGGCGGTCAACCCGACCACCACGCTGCGCAACCAGCTGCTCTTCGAGCTGGGCATGTCCTTCTTCTTCCCCAACGCCCCCACTCAGCCATGA